Proteins from a single region of Lampris incognitus isolate fLamInc1 chromosome 16, fLamInc1.hap2, whole genome shotgun sequence:
- the syf2 gene encoding pre-mRNA-splicing factor syf2, which translates to MASCVEEPVAATDEEPADSIASRKREERLRKFRELHFKRNEARKLNHQEVVEEDKRLKLPANWEAKKARLEWELAVDQKKKECAARGEDYNRVKLLEISADDAERWERKKRKKNPDPGFSGYAEAQLRQYQRLTKQIKPDMESYERQREKCGEDFHPTSNSLIHGTHVPTKEGIDRMVEDVEKQIEKRAKYSRRRAYNDDADIDYINERNAKFNKKAERFYGKYTAEIKQNLERGTAV; encoded by the exons ATGGCGTCTTGTGTTGAG GAACCTGTTGCGGCTACAGACGAGGAGCCCGCTGACAGTATTGCGTCtcggaaaagagaagagagactcCGCAAGTTTCGGGAGCTGCATTTCAAAAGG AATGAAGCACGCAAGCTCAATCACCAGGAGGTTGTGGAAGAAGACAAAAGACTGAAGTTACCAGCCAACTGGGAGGCAAAGAAAGCTCGACTGGAGTGGGAACTTGCTGTGGATCAGAAGAAAaag GAATGTGCTGCTAGAGGGGAAGACTACAACAGAGTGAAGCTGCTGGAGATCAGTGCTGATGATGCAGAGCGgtgggagaggaagaagaggaagaaaaatcCAGACCCAGGGTTTTCAG gttaTGCCGAAGCCCAGCTGCGACAGTATCAAAGGCTCACCAAGCAGATCAAACCAGACATGGAAAGCTATGAGCGTCAGAGAGAAAAGTG TGGTGAGGACTTCCACCCCACATCCAACAGCCTGATCCACGGCACCCATGTGCCCACCAAGGAGGGCATCGACCGCATGGTAGAAGACGTTGAGAAACA GATTGAGAAGCGGGCCAAGTATAGCCGACGCAGGGCATACAATGATGATGCAGACATTGACTACATCAACGAGAGGAACGCCAAATTCAACAAGAAGGCTGAGCGTTTCTACGGCAAATACACCGCAGAGATCAAACAGAACCTGGAGAGAGGCACAGCGGTCTAG